A stretch of the Arachis stenosperma cultivar V10309 chromosome 6, arast.V10309.gnm1.PFL2, whole genome shotgun sequence genome encodes the following:
- the LOC130932532 gene encoding dirigent protein 17-like isoform X2, whose protein sequence is MEEKGNEQGSNVSAAGVFEIPGEPAIVINGVPEITPSEKTDSVHNASGGTVEKEYTPLDLGEWFEGREVRKWFMGRYYSGTVMEFDKQTGWYRVLYEDGDSEDLDWHELEGVLVPLDVTTTLKALAQRVVKKGKKYAHKSGKTAKIKRRATKGKPTLLMLRLLLL, encoded by the exons ATGGAAGAGAAAGGGAATGAGCAAGGATCAAATGTTTCAGCGGCAGGGGTATTTGAGATACCAGGAGAGCCTGCTATCGTAATCAATGGTGTGCCTGAAATAACCCCCAGTGAGAAAACTGATTCTGTGCATAATGCTTCAGGCGGCACCGTTGAAAAAGAATACACCCCTTTGGATTTGGGTGAATGGTTTGAAGGGAGGGAGGTTCGAAAGTGGTTCATGGGAAGGTACTACTCAGGTACGGTAATGGAGTTTGACAAACAAACTGGGTGGTACAGGGTTCTCTACGAAGATGGTGACTCGGAAGATCTTGATTGGCATGAGCTGGAAGGGGTACTTGTTCCTTTGGATGTTACGACGACACTTAAGGCATTGGCACAGAGAGTTGTCAAGAAAGGCAAGAAATATGCTCATAAGTCTGGGAAAACTgccaaaatcaaaagaagggcAACAAAAGGAAA GCCAACTCTGTTGATGTTGAGGTTGTTGTTGCTGTGA
- the LOC130932532 gene encoding dirigent protein 17-like isoform X1: MEEKGNEQGSNVSAAGVFEIPGEPAIVINGVPEITPSEKTDSVHNASGGTVEKEYTPLDLGEWFEGREVRKWFMGRYYSGTVMEFDKQTGWYRVLYEDGDSEDLDWHELEGVLVPLDVTTTLKALAQRVVKKGKKYAHKSGKTAKIKRRATKGNLTEPMLSIPHCRHLVVGTSMFASVIYLLHGIA, encoded by the exons ATGGAAGAGAAAGGGAATGAGCAAGGATCAAATGTTTCAGCGGCAGGGGTATTTGAGATACCAGGAGAGCCTGCTATCGTAATCAATGGTGTGCCTGAAATAACCCCCAGTGAGAAAACTGATTCTGTGCATAATGCTTCAGGCGGCACCGTTGAAAAAGAATACACCCCTTTGGATTTGGGTGAATGGTTTGAAGGGAGGGAGGTTCGAAAGTGGTTCATGGGAAGGTACTACTCAGGTACGGTAATGGAGTTTGACAAACAAACTGGGTGGTACAGGGTTCTCTACGAAGATGGTGACTCGGAAGATCTTGATTGGCATGAGCTGGAAGGGGTACTTGTTCCTTTGGATGTTACGACGACACTTAAGGCATTGGCACAGAGAGTTGTCAAGAAAGGCAAGAAATATGCTCATAAGTCTGGGAAAACTgccaaaatcaaaagaagggcAACAAAAGGAAA TCTTACAGAGCCAATGTTATCGATACCACACTGTCGCCATCTCGTTGTCGGGACTTCTATGTTCGCCAGTGTCATCTATCTCCTTCATGGCATTGCGTAG